In Methanocella paludicola SANAE, the sequence CCCGAAGACGGTGTTCGACGCGTCCGGCATACGCGCCATCGAGCAGGCGGGCGGAGAGCTCGTCGACTGGAGCGCCGGCCACATCGAGATATCGCTGCCGGGGGCAAAGACCCTGAAGAGAGTGCCCATCGCGAGGCCGGCACTCGAGGTGGACGCCATCATCAACGTACCCGTCCTTAAGCATCACTTTCTCACTCATCTTTCCGGAGGCATGAAGAACCTTTTCGGGCTCGTGCAGCCCGAGTTCAGGCCGAAGGTCCACGTCCTGGGCCTGGACGGGCCATTGGTGGATTTTTACGAGTTCCTCAAGCCCCGCATCGTTTTAAATGTAATGGACGCCACGAGCATCGCCCAGTCGGTGAGGCCCGCCGGCCCGTACTACGGGCCCTCCGAGGCTAAATCGGCGTACCAGGCCAACATGATCCTGGCCAGCAAGGACGCGGTGGCGCTGGACGCGGTGGCGGCCCGGGTCATCGGGATCGAGCCGGATGACGTGGAGATGGTGCGCATCGCCGCATCCCGACGCCTGGGCGACGTCAACCCGAGGACCGTCGGGAACGCCCGGGGCGCCAGCGTGAAGATCAAAAGCTCGCTCCTCGGCAAGGTCATGCCGTACATGGAGGACGCCTGGACGAGCCAGCGCCTCAACCGGATAGCCCATCCGCTCGCGAAGCGCATCTACGGCCAGGACATCGTATCGCTAAAGGAGGTCCGCCGGGAGATGAACGCCATCGACCCGTCCCGCATCGTGCTGGCTGGAAATTGTACGCAGTGCGGCCTCTGCGTGAACGCCTGCCCAACGAAGAACATCGCGCTCGGCAGCAAGCCGGCCTTCGGCTCGAAGTGCATCAAGTGCTTCATCTGCGTCGAGATATGCCCGGGCGGCGTGCTGGCCATCCAGAGGAAGTGACGCCTTGCTCGGGTTCTCCCTGCATGACGTGCTGGGCGGGGTCCTGGTCTATGTCTATATCATCCTGATCTTTTTAGCCGTTGAGAAGCTGTGGAAGGGCGACAGGGCCGTGGGCAGGAAGATCCTGCACATCGCGATGGGCAACATCGTGTTCATTTTAGCCTTTTTCGATAATTGGTACGCGGAGGTGCTCATCGCGGGCTCTGCCCTGCTGTTCTCGCTGCTCATTACGCAGAGGATGCAGCTTTACTTCTTGAACAAGCTTACCGTGGTGCCTGGCGAGGAGAGCTTTTTCCGTAAGGCGTACCGGAAGGTCATCCGGAAGCTGTCGCTCATATCGGCGTCGGACGCCGGGAACGAGTGGGGGCTGGTTTATTACTGTTTGATGTTCACGGTGCTCGCCGGGCTTTTCGCGAAGAGCCCCGTGGTCGTGGCCGTCGGCATGCTCCCCCTGGCTTACGGGGACGGCCTTGGGGCCGTCATCGGCCGGAAGTTCGGCCGCCACCCCTACCGGATCATCGATAAGAAGAGCATCGAGGGCTCCCTTGCCGTGTTCGCCGGCACCGCCCTCTCCCTGGTCGGGGGGATGGTATATTACGGCGTGCCGCTGCAGGACGCCGCCTGGATGTCCGCCGCCATAGGCCTGGTGATCATGGTCGTGGAGGGCGTGACGCCCAAAGGGCTGGATAACCTGGCCATACCGCTGTCCGCGGTCGTCCTATTCCTATTGTTCGGGGCGGTCTGATGCGTTTCTACGTTATTGACGGCCTGGACGGCTCGGGCAAGGATACCCAGGCGTATAAGCTGAAGGAGTACCTCTCTAAGAGCGGCCGGGAGGTCGCGCTGCGGATTCATCCTGCGAGCGATAACGCCTTCGGGCACATCGCCAAGCGCTCGCTGGTCAAGAGCGGCGCGTTCTGGCGCCTCGTCGCGACGTTCTTTTACGGCCTGGACGTGGTGCGCTCCATCATTCTATATTGCCGAGGGGACCGGGACGTCATCTTCGTCCGGTACACGCTCGCCTGCGCCTACCTGCCCAGGGCCATCATCAGGCCAGTCTACGCCGTCGTAAACTTCCTGCTCCCGAAGTCCCCTCACATGTTCTTCCTGGACGTCTCGCCCGAGGAGGCGCTCCGCCGCATCAAGAAGCGGGGGGACAGCGAGGAGATGTTCGAGACGCTGCCTCACCTGCAGAAGAACCGTTCCCGCGCTTTGCTCATCCT encodes:
- a CDS encoding thymidylate kinase yields the protein MRFYVIDGLDGSGKDTQAYKLKEYLSKSGREVALRIHPASDNAFGHIAKRSLVKSGAFWRLVATFFYGLDVVRSIILYCRGDRDVIFVRYTLACAYLPRAIIRPVYAVVNFLLPKSPHMFFLDVSPEEALRRIKKRGDSEEMFETLPHLQKNRSRALLILGNWKVVDGNVAPDKVFEQIVGSLSDQ
- a CDS encoding DUF362 domain-containing protein — protein: MTFVSLVKNSDPSKAVSDAVQLAGGLEVSGTVLIKPNLSCAKPSGSGLVTNVDVVVALVKMVAEQGAKPLVGDLPILGWDPKTVFDASGIRAIEQAGGELVDWSAGHIEISLPGAKTLKRVPIARPALEVDAIINVPVLKHHFLTHLSGGMKNLFGLVQPEFRPKVHVLGLDGPLVDFYEFLKPRIVLNVMDATSIAQSVRPAGPYYGPSEAKSAYQANMILASKDAVALDAVAARVIGIEPDDVEMVRIAASRRLGDVNPRTVGNARGASVKIKSSLLGKVMPYMEDAWTSQRLNRIAHPLAKRIYGQDIVSLKEVRREMNAIDPSRIVLAGNCTQCGLCVNACPTKNIALGSKPAFGSKCIKCFICVEICPGGVLAIQRK
- a CDS encoding diacylglycerol/polyprenol kinase family protein, with the translated sequence MLGFSLHDVLGGVLVYVYIILIFLAVEKLWKGDRAVGRKILHIAMGNIVFILAFFDNWYAEVLIAGSALLFSLLITQRMQLYFLNKLTVVPGEESFFRKAYRKVIRKLSLISASDAGNEWGLVYYCLMFTVLAGLFAKSPVVVAVGMLPLAYGDGLGAVIGRKFGRHPYRIIDKKSIEGSLAVFAGTALSLVGGMVYYGVPLQDAAWMSAAIGLVIMVVEGVTPKGLDNLAIPLSAVVLFLLFGAV